A window of Dehalococcoidia bacterium contains these coding sequences:
- a CDS encoding lambda exonuclease family protein encodes MEQRTEEWFAQRLGKATASRIVDVVAKTKSGYSTSRENYKVELALERITGSRAESYTNAAMDWGTEHEPEARAEYCQVKGVEVVEVGMVEHHSIPMSGASPDGLVGEDGLLEIKCPNSATHIKTLRSQKPEAKYITQMMWQMACTGRKWCDFVSYDPRMPEGLTFFVTRIKRDEKIIKELEAEVSAFLAEVDGLVKELTEMQSMALVGGAK; translated from the coding sequence ATGGAACAGAGAACGGAAGAATGGTTCGCCCAACGCCTCGGCAAGGCAACGGCAAGCCGGATAGTGGATGTCGTAGCCAAGACGAAATCCGGTTACAGTACGAGCCGGGAGAATTACAAGGTGGAACTTGCCCTAGAGCGCATTACCGGCTCTAGGGCAGAGTCCTACACCAACGCGGCTATGGACTGGGGGACTGAACACGAACCGGAAGCGAGGGCCGAATACTGCCAAGTTAAAGGCGTTGAGGTAGTAGAGGTCGGGATGGTGGAACACCACTCAATCCCCATGTCTGGAGCCTCGCCCGATGGTCTGGTAGGGGAGGACGGCCTCTTGGAAATCAAGTGCCCCAATAGCGCGACCCACATCAAAACGCTGCGGAGCCAGAAGCCGGAGGCGAAGTATATAACTCAAATGATGTGGCAGATGGCCTGCACCGGCAGGAAGTGGTGCGACTTCGTGTCCTACGATCCCCGTATGCCCGAGGGCCTGACCTTCTTCGTAACCCGAATCAAGCGGGACGAGAAGATAATCAAGGAACTGGAAGCGGAGGTATCGGCGTTCCTGGCAGAGGTTGACGGGCTTGTTAAGGAACTGACGGAGATGCAGAGCATGGCATTAGTGGGAGGCGCGAAATGA